Proteins encoded in a region of the Streptomyces liliiviolaceus genome:
- a CDS encoding GAF and ANTAR domain-containing protein, which produces MIELPREERLAAAFVDLADTLVREFDVIGFLYTLAEHCVQLLDVTAAGVLLATPGGRLVDVAATDARTRRLETHSIEGEEGPCWDSFRSKKQVTDVPLATPEARARWPRFAPRAVEAGFASVAACPLRLHDQVIGSLDLFRDRPGPLDASQLRLGQALADTATIGVLQVRAVSEQLTVSAQLQSALDSRVVVEQAKGYLAHRLDTDVEEAFVHLRQYARSHHTRLTELARQVMQGTADPALFDRHDR; this is translated from the coding sequence ATGATCGAACTGCCGCGTGAGGAGCGCTTGGCGGCGGCCTTCGTCGACCTCGCCGACACTCTCGTACGAGAGTTCGATGTCATCGGTTTCCTCTACACGCTCGCCGAGCACTGCGTACAACTGCTCGACGTGACAGCGGCAGGGGTCCTGCTCGCCACCCCCGGCGGCCGACTGGTGGATGTGGCGGCCACCGACGCGCGCACCCGCCGCCTGGAGACCCACAGCATCGAAGGGGAAGAGGGCCCCTGCTGGGACTCCTTCCGAAGTAAGAAGCAGGTCACCGACGTCCCCCTGGCCACGCCGGAGGCCAGGGCGCGTTGGCCGCGGTTCGCGCCACGGGCGGTGGAGGCGGGCTTCGCCTCGGTCGCGGCCTGCCCACTGCGCCTGCACGACCAGGTGATCGGGTCGCTGGACCTCTTCCGGGACCGGCCCGGCCCCCTGGACGCCTCCCAACTGCGACTGGGGCAGGCGCTGGCCGACACGGCCACCATCGGAGTCCTTCAGGTGCGGGCGGTGAGCGAGCAGCTGACCGTGAGCGCACAACTGCAGAGCGCTCTGGACAGCCGCGTCGTCGTTGAGCAGGCCAAGGGCTATCTCGCGCACCGCCTCGACACCGACGTCGAAGAGGCCTTCGTCCATTTGCGCCAGTACGCGCGCAGCCATCACACGCGGCTCACCGAACTCGCCCGCCAGGTGATGCAGGGCACCGCCGATCCGGCCCTCTTCGACCGGCACGACCGGTGA
- a CDS encoding metal-sulfur cluster assembly factor, with translation MVTDAPARGACDARAATLEERARRALDGVVDPELDEPITDLGFVRSVRAHGDHRLTVHLRLPTSFCSPNFAYLMASDAKDALTALPGVAAVTVLLDDHHDSDLINRGLAADAGYRGTFGAEAQDSLDELRLVFRRKAHAAAMERALTALLRQDPALTEEALHGIVLGDLPASGATRALLRRREALGLGTAPSDPAMVDDRGEAYPPGEIPLRLRFARSVRLSIDGNAHFCRGLLRTRYPDSAPDQAPRREDTTAPSHSSSERELTP, from the coding sequence ATGGTCACCGACGCACCGGCACGCGGGGCGTGCGACGCACGTGCCGCGACACTGGAGGAGCGCGCCCGGCGGGCGCTCGACGGGGTCGTCGACCCGGAGCTGGACGAACCCATCACGGACCTCGGTTTCGTGCGGTCCGTGCGGGCACACGGCGATCACCGGCTGACCGTCCACCTGAGGCTGCCGACCTCGTTCTGCTCGCCGAACTTCGCCTACCTCATGGCGTCCGACGCGAAGGACGCCCTGACCGCCCTCCCCGGCGTGGCCGCGGTCACGGTGCTCCTCGACGACCATCACGACTCGGACCTCATCAATCGCGGACTGGCCGCGGACGCGGGCTACCGGGGGACCTTCGGAGCCGAGGCGCAGGACAGTCTCGACGAACTGCGCCTCGTCTTCCGGCGCAAGGCCCACGCCGCCGCCATGGAACGCGCCCTCACCGCGCTGCTGCGCCAGGATCCCGCACTCACCGAGGAAGCACTGCACGGCATCGTGCTCGGCGACCTCCCGGCGAGCGGAGCGACGCGCGCGCTGCTGCGCAGGCGCGAGGCTCTCGGGCTCGGTACCGCGCCGTCCGACCCCGCCATGGTCGACGACCGCGGAGAGGCATACCCGCCCGGCGAGATCCCGCTGCGGTTGCGCTTCGCCCGGTCGGTCCGGCTGTCGATCGACGGCAACGCGCACTTCTGCCGCGGCCTGCTGCGCACCCGCTACCCGGACTCGGCCCCGGACCAGGCGCCCAGGCGCGAGGACACCACCGCCCCTTCCCACTCCTCCTCCGAAAGGGAGCTCACCCCGTGA
- a CDS encoding putative quinol monooxygenase, which translates to MIFITARFRVLPEYADSWPDITREFTQATRDEPGCLWFDWSRSVDDPTEYVLVEAFRDDEAGTAHVTSDHFTKARGTLPPHLARTPEIVNATIPQEGWSQLGEMAVPDRD; encoded by the coding sequence ATGATCTTCATCACCGCCAGGTTCCGGGTCCTGCCCGAGTACGCCGACAGCTGGCCGGACATCACCCGCGAGTTCACGCAGGCGACCCGCGACGAGCCGGGCTGTCTGTGGTTCGACTGGTCCCGCAGTGTCGACGACCCCACGGAGTACGTACTGGTCGAAGCCTTCCGCGACGACGAGGCCGGCACGGCGCACGTCACCTCCGACCACTTCACCAAGGCCCGGGGCACCCTGCCGCCCCACCTCGCGCGGACCCCGGAGATCGTCAACGCGACGATCCCGCAGGAGGGCTGGTCGCAGCTCGGCGAGATGGCCGTCCCGGACCGGGACTGA
- a CDS encoding AAA-type ATPase lid domain-containing protein → MDQDRKWAPAAWYEDEASVAGTAALTPRLQASWLRSRRYGLTPEDLQPVFTGSVDTGCLLYECGHEVLQGLKDTLANEPVSMMLTGSDGLVLSRLCSDSSVSRSLDRVHLAPGFYFSERNAGTNGMGLALADRAPTLVRAEEHYCTSLRQYTCAAVPVLDPLTGELAGSINLTTWSDSSSKLLLALAQAAAGNTAALMLARTTGRKPRPAPRGEVYQVFTGRTEAESEPLDLSARWTDAVGQAGTAMAEGRLLAVVGEPGAGKSTLASLARRRIRARERILCVRPPLADDITTWMRLWAPELAKDDTCVIVTGVHTLPEWAAEDLAELLSGPPHGHAADRHPYLHSCVITTEDYTRVPQALRTLIGGVVEAPALRSRPEDVLPLADHFARRFRGRPVSFSPAAARALSDFHWPENTRQLQRVVRDAASRTDVVDLRHLPAEIFVGTPRRLSRMQALERDEIVRCLTEPDTTVAQAAEALGISRATIYRKITQYDIVVPTRTR, encoded by the coding sequence GTGGACCAGGACCGCAAGTGGGCGCCCGCCGCCTGGTACGAGGACGAGGCGTCCGTTGCCGGGACGGCTGCCCTGACGCCCCGCCTGCAGGCGTCGTGGCTGCGCAGCCGGCGGTACGGTCTGACGCCGGAGGATCTGCAGCCCGTGTTCACCGGCTCGGTGGACACCGGCTGCCTGCTCTACGAGTGCGGTCACGAGGTGTTGCAGGGACTCAAGGACACGCTGGCGAACGAACCGGTCAGCATGATGCTCACCGGCAGCGACGGCCTGGTGCTGTCCCGGCTGTGCAGCGACTCCTCCGTCAGCCGCTCGCTCGACCGTGTCCATCTCGCCCCCGGCTTCTACTTCTCGGAGCGCAACGCCGGCACCAACGGGATGGGCCTCGCCCTCGCCGACCGGGCGCCCACGCTGGTGCGCGCCGAAGAGCACTACTGCACCAGCCTGCGGCAGTACACCTGTGCGGCGGTACCGGTACTGGACCCCCTCACCGGGGAGCTGGCGGGCAGCATCAATCTGACCACGTGGTCGGACTCCTCCTCGAAGCTGCTGCTGGCGCTGGCGCAGGCGGCGGCGGGGAACACGGCCGCCCTGATGCTGGCCCGCACGACCGGCAGGAAGCCGCGCCCGGCTCCTCGCGGCGAGGTGTACCAGGTGTTCACCGGCAGGACCGAGGCGGAGAGCGAGCCCCTGGACCTGTCCGCACGCTGGACGGACGCGGTAGGACAGGCAGGTACGGCCATGGCCGAGGGCCGGCTCCTCGCGGTGGTGGGCGAGCCGGGAGCGGGCAAGTCGACCCTCGCGTCCCTGGCCCGCCGCCGGATCAGGGCCCGGGAGCGCATCCTGTGCGTCCGTCCCCCGCTGGCCGACGACATCACCACCTGGATGCGGCTCTGGGCCCCGGAACTGGCCAAGGACGACACCTGCGTCATCGTCACAGGGGTCCACACCCTGCCCGAGTGGGCCGCCGAGGACCTGGCCGAACTGCTCTCCGGGCCACCTCACGGACATGCCGCGGACCGGCACCCGTACCTGCACTCGTGTGTCATCACCACCGAGGACTACACGCGTGTCCCGCAAGCCCTGCGCACACTGATCGGCGGGGTGGTGGAAGCCCCCGCCCTGCGCTCCCGGCCCGAGGACGTCCTTCCCCTGGCGGACCACTTCGCCCGCAGGTTCCGGGGGCGTCCCGTCTCCTTCTCCCCCGCGGCCGCCCGGGCGCTGTCGGACTTCCACTGGCCCGAGAACACCAGGCAGTTGCAGCGCGTGGTGCGCGACGCCGCGTCCCGTACGGACGTCGTGGACCTGAGGCACCTGCCCGCCGAGATCTTCGTGGGCACCCCGCGCCGGCTGAGCCGTATGCAGGCCCTCGAACGGGACGAGATCGTCAGGTGCCTCACCGAGCCCGACACCACGGTGGCGCAGGCCGCGGAGGCGCTCGGCATCAGTCGCGCGACCATCTACCGCAAGATCACCCAGTACGACATCGTCGTACCGACCCGGACGCGCTGA
- a CDS encoding NAD(P)-dependent alcohol dehydrogenase, which yields MKAVQVVGYDRNLEMADVPLPSVTGPYDVIVKIGGAGVCRTDLHILEGQWAEKSGVTLPYTIGHENAGWVHAIGGAVTNVAEGDKVIVHPLITCGLCRACRSGDDVHCEQSRFPGIDTAGGYAEYLKTSARSVVRIDDSLEPADVAALADAGLTAYHAVAKAARRLRPGDRCVVIGAGGLGHIGVQVLKALTAAEIIVVDRNPDALKLALSIGADHGVMAAGNQVEEVLALTGGNGAEAVIDFVGEGGATRDGVRMLRRAGDYHVVGYGEHIDVPTIDIISAEISFVGNLVGSYNDLCELMVLAARGRVRLHTTPYPLDRFQDALDDLDAGRVRGRAILVP from the coding sequence GTGAAGGCAGTCCAGGTCGTCGGATACGACCGCAACCTCGAAATGGCCGACGTGCCTCTCCCGTCGGTCACCGGCCCGTACGACGTGATCGTGAAGATCGGCGGGGCCGGCGTCTGCCGTACCGATCTGCACATCCTCGAAGGCCAGTGGGCCGAGAAGTCGGGCGTGACACTGCCCTACACGATCGGGCACGAGAACGCCGGCTGGGTGCACGCCATCGGCGGCGCCGTCACCAACGTCGCCGAGGGCGACAAGGTCATCGTCCACCCGCTGATCACCTGCGGGCTGTGCCGGGCCTGCCGCTCCGGCGACGACGTGCACTGCGAACAGAGCCGGTTCCCCGGCATCGACACCGCCGGCGGCTACGCCGAGTATCTGAAGACCTCGGCCCGCAGCGTCGTCCGTATCGACGACTCCCTGGAACCCGCCGACGTCGCCGCGCTGGCCGACGCCGGTCTCACCGCCTACCACGCCGTGGCCAAGGCGGCCCGCCGCCTGCGCCCGGGCGACCGGTGCGTGGTCATCGGCGCGGGCGGCCTCGGACACATCGGCGTACAGGTCCTCAAGGCGCTGACGGCCGCCGAGATCATCGTCGTCGACCGCAATCCCGACGCGCTGAAACTCGCTCTCTCGATCGGGGCGGACCACGGCGTCATGGCAGCCGGGAACCAGGTCGAGGAGGTTCTCGCGCTCACCGGTGGCAACGGAGCCGAAGCCGTGATCGACTTCGTCGGTGAGGGGGGCGCCACCCGCGACGGCGTGCGCATGCTGCGGCGGGCCGGTGACTACCACGTGGTCGGATACGGCGAGCACATCGACGTCCCCACCATCGACATCATCTCCGCCGAGATCAGTTTCGTCGGCAACCTCGTCGGGTCCTACAACGACCTGTGCGAGCTGATGGTGCTCGCGGCCCGCGGCAGGGTGCGGCTGCACACCACCCCGTACCCCCTCGACCGTTTCCAGGACGCCCTGGACGACCTCGACGCCGGGCGGGTGCGCGGACGCGCGATCCTGGTTCCCTGA
- a CDS encoding undecaprenyl-diphosphate phosphatase, which translates to MSAISIGQAVILGVVEGVTEFLPVSSTGHLKITEGLMNIPVDDKSVVAFTAVIQVGAIAAVLLYFFKDIVRIMGAWGRGLRHRDQRHHHDYKFAWWVVYATVPVVIVGLAAKPLIDGPLASLWVVAASLVVGSALMWAADQMGRHKRGEDDTTLKDALLVGSSQILALLFPGFSRSGATMSTGLILDLDRVAATRLSFFLGIPALTGAGLYELKDAVGAGADTTPLIVGTAVSFVVAYASIAWLLKFIARHSFNVFVVYRIAVGALLFALLATGTLNT; encoded by the coding sequence GTGAGCGCCATCAGCATCGGCCAGGCCGTCATTCTCGGCGTGGTGGAAGGAGTGACGGAGTTCCTGCCCGTCTCCTCCACCGGACATCTGAAGATCACCGAGGGGCTGATGAACATCCCGGTGGACGACAAGTCCGTCGTCGCGTTCACCGCCGTGATCCAGGTCGGCGCCATCGCCGCGGTCCTTCTCTACTTCTTCAAGGACATCGTCCGCATCATGGGCGCCTGGGGGCGGGGACTGCGCCACCGTGACCAGCGGCATCACCACGACTACAAGTTCGCCTGGTGGGTCGTCTACGCGACCGTCCCCGTCGTCATCGTCGGGCTGGCCGCGAAGCCCCTGATCGACGGCCCCCTGGCGTCGCTCTGGGTCGTGGCCGCCTCGCTCGTCGTCGGCAGCGCCCTGATGTGGGCGGCCGACCAGATGGGGCGGCACAAACGCGGCGAGGACGACACGACGCTGAAGGACGCCCTGCTCGTCGGCTCCTCCCAGATCCTGGCCCTTCTCTTCCCCGGCTTCTCACGGTCCGGCGCCACGATGTCCACGGGCCTCATCCTCGACCTGGACCGTGTCGCCGCCACCCGGCTCTCCTTCTTCCTCGGCATCCCCGCACTCACCGGCGCCGGCCTGTACGAGCTCAAGGACGCCGTCGGCGCCGGTGCGGACACCACGCCCCTGATCGTGGGAACCGCGGTCTCCTTCGTCGTCGCGTACGCGTCCATCGCCTGGCTGCTGAAGTTCATCGCCCGGCACAGCTTCAACGTCTTCGTCGTCTACCGGATCGCCGTCGGCGCCCTCCTGTTCGCCCTGCTGGCGACCGGCACCCTCAACACCTGA
- a CDS encoding amidohydrolase family protein codes for MALWDARPSNQLNIHGQQFIDCFYDYHRNLSPESELWPYEDFLYYGGRRLMKDLFDDGYVDHAIFQPAHLGAFFGNGFGQAEEAFALTRQHPDKLTYNHCWDPRLEQKGLEQLRRDAERFGLKGAKLYTAEWHGDSRGYKLDDPWSYRYLEAAQELGIRNIHIHKGPTIRPLDRDAFDVADVDKAASDFPELNFVVEHCGLPRLEDFCWIATQEPNVHAGLAVAMPFIHLRPRYFAQIIGELLFWLDENRIQFSSDYALWTPRWLIEKFVDFQIPEDMQGEYPPITVDQKKKILGLNAAALYDIPVPGRHALAQPAQSAGV; via the coding sequence ATCGCACTGTGGGACGCGCGCCCCTCGAACCAACTGAACATCCACGGCCAGCAGTTCATCGACTGCTTCTACGACTACCACCGCAACCTCAGCCCGGAGTCGGAGCTGTGGCCGTACGAGGACTTCCTCTACTACGGCGGCCGGCGCCTGATGAAGGACCTCTTCGACGACGGGTACGTCGACCACGCGATCTTCCAGCCCGCGCACCTCGGGGCGTTCTTCGGGAACGGCTTCGGCCAGGCGGAGGAAGCCTTCGCCCTCACACGGCAGCACCCGGACAAACTGACGTACAACCACTGCTGGGACCCGCGGCTGGAGCAGAAAGGGCTCGAACAGCTCCGGCGGGACGCGGAGAGGTTCGGCCTCAAGGGCGCCAAGCTGTACACCGCGGAGTGGCACGGCGACTCACGCGGCTACAAACTCGACGACCCGTGGTCGTACCGGTACCTGGAAGCCGCACAGGAACTGGGCATCAGGAACATCCACATCCACAAGGGCCCCACGATCCGGCCGCTCGACCGGGACGCCTTCGACGTCGCGGACGTGGACAAGGCCGCGAGCGACTTCCCGGAGCTGAACTTCGTCGTCGAGCACTGCGGACTGCCCCGGCTGGAGGACTTCTGCTGGATCGCCACGCAGGAGCCGAACGTGCACGCCGGCCTCGCCGTCGCCATGCCGTTCATCCACCTCCGCCCCCGCTACTTCGCGCAGATCATCGGGGAGCTGCTGTTCTGGCTCGACGAGAACCGCATCCAGTTCTCCAGCGACTACGCGCTGTGGACGCCCCGCTGGCTGATCGAGAAGTTCGTCGACTTCCAGATCCCGGAGGACATGCAGGGCGAGTACCCGCCGATCACCGTGGACCAGAAGAAGAAGATCCTCGGACTGAACGCGGCGGCCCTCTACGACATCCCGGTCCCCGGCCGGCACGCCCTGGCACAGCCCGCGCAGTCGGCGGGGGTGTGA